In Bacillus solimangrovi, the DNA window GATCAAGTATGATCGTCCCTTTTTTAATCGGTTGCATCTCACTTATTTCGTCAATAACCTTCAATTCTTCCATAGGTAGTTCATCTAATAAGTTGATTTGTGACAAGAGTGATAATTTATCCATCAACAATCACCTTCCAATATTTATTGTATGAACAACGGTAAAGTAGTGTATAGGATTATATCATAATTGTAAGTTAGGTTACGGATAACTTGTTTTAGACTTAATACAATATGCATAGGCACTTATAGAGGACGTGATTAAAATGAGCACACAGTATAAGTTATATATCATAACGGGTTGTACTATGTGTTACAAAGCCGTTCAGTTTCTTAATTCTATTAACATCGACATCTCGATTGTTAATTTGTTTGAGCATCCAGAGAAAAGAGCAGCATTGCAAGAAAAAATAGGTGAAGTTACTGTACCTGTACTTGTTAGTGATTATGATATATTTAAAAAAGAAGAAATTTTTTCTATTAATAAGCATAGTTAGTTAAAGTAATTGGTATAGGGGTGTGGTGAGAAATGGAGAGCGATGTTAGGCAGGATAGAAAAAATGTTGTGCAAAAGGCACAACAGGTTATGGAAGAGCAAAAACAATATATGAATGAATTTCTAAAAGGGGCAGAAGAAATGGTGGATACTTCATCAGAAATATCTATTGTTTCTCAACAAGTAAATGGAAATGTTTCGAAAGCTTCTGTACATACAAATGAAGGAATTGAAAAAGTAGCTGAGAATGTTAAGTTTATGGATGATTTAATGGAACAGTCAAATGCTATGTTAAATAAAATTAATACTTTAACTGAACTGTCCAATTCGTTAATTGGCATTATTTCTTCCCTTAAGAAATTTTCTTCACAAACGAATTTGCTTGCGTTAAATGCATCAATAGAAGCTGCTAGAGCAGGTGAAGCAGGCAGAGGTTTTAACGTCGTAGCACAAGAGGTTAGGAAGCTGTCAGATCAAAGCACGAAAGCTACGAAGGAAGCTGAAGATTCTATTACTGATTTATTGAAGGAAATTGAGTTAATTGAAGAAATTTCAAATACAGGTGTTTCATTTGCTGAAAGTGGGAAGGAAAAAGCTAATGATTCAGAGCAGATATTCAAAGATATTAAGAGATTCATTGATCAAGTTGAGCAGGAGAAAGATCAGTTAGTACAATTATCTACTCAATTAGGTGAACAGAGCCAGAATGCGAAGACATTATTTATAAGTATCGCGAAGAATCGAGAAACAATAGCAGAAGGGTTAGAAGCGAACAATTATTACTTAAATATGAACAATAAATATGTTTAATTGAAGTTGGAGAGGTCAAAATGTGACCCTCTTTTTTTGTTTTGAAAAATAACAAAAAGGTAACAAAATTAAATTAATATTTCATTGTAAATGAAAGTTGTTATACCATTTTAAAAATACAGGAAAATTTTTCTTTTGAGCTTTAAAGTGTCACAGAATGTTCATATTTAAAGCGAATCTTACTACTTGTACCTGAATTATCTCCTTTATAATGAACGTGGATTAAGAGAAGGATTGGTATTGCAGGAAATCGAATAAACTAATGCGAAATGATGGTTATCTCTTCCGATTCATTAAAGAGACATCCATATAAACGAGGAAAAAACATCATTGTTTAACATCATGTTTATAGGAGGAGTATTGCATCGTGAAGATGAGAAAGAAGATTATTCATTCAGTTTCATTAGCCGTAATGTTGTTAGCGGTTCCAACAGTAACAGATGCTTCTAGTAAGGTTGATAATCTAATCGAAATATCAAACAAATATAAAGGTGTTCCATATTCATGGGGTGGAACGACACCAAATGGATTCGACTGTTCTGGTTATACACAGTATGTGTTCAAAAAAGCTGGTATTACGTTACCACGAACATCTGATCAACAATACAATATCGGTACACCAGTTTCAAAGAGTAATTTAGAGAAAGGTGACCTCGTTTTCTTTTCAACATATCGATCTGGACCTTCACACAATGGCATATACATAGGAGATGGAAAGTTTATCCATTCTTCAACCTCAAGTGGTGTTATCATATCATCAATTAATGATCCGTTTTATTGGGGAGCAAGGTATATTGGAGCGAGGAAAGTCTTAAAAGAACCGAAGCAAGTAGAAGTGAAAGTACCTGTCAAAAAGGAAGTTTATAATGAAGGCTATTGGGCTTATTCATATATTGAGAGATTAAAAGAATTACAAATTATAGAGAAAGACTTTAGTCCTAATAAGTCAATTACAGAAGGACAAGCTATGACAATGTTTAAAAATGCATTGCTTAAAATGAACCGATCTGAAATCGAATTAACGAACTCAAATGTCGTCTCTTATATGATAAATAAGAATGTTATCGATAGTTCAAATTCCTTAAATTCAAACAAGCTTCTTACTAGAGCTGAAGCGGTAAAGAAAATTGTAGGAGTGTTAGGAGAATTTGACGAGCAAAGTAAAAAGCAGCAAGCTGTATCATTTAATGACTTTAGTCGTTCACATGAAGGCTATCAAGAAGTTGCTTATGCGATAAATGAAAAAATGATCACAGGTTATAACGATGGCTCATTTAAGCCAGACACAGAAATGAAGCAATCTGAATTTGCAGTTTTGTTATATCGTGCACTTGAATTACTGTAAATGTTCGTAACAATGAAATGAATGTTCTGGAAATTGTTAGAAGTATAATAATCCCCTCTTCATGATGAAAATCATCGTCTTGAAGGGGGGATTATTATGTGTTCATTTGTTTCTTATATAAGATAGAGGTTACATATTAGCTTGGGGTAGAACAATGGTGAACGTTGTCCCGTTAGGAGAACTACTTTTTAAATATAAGTTTCCATGCATGGATTGAGCGAGCATAAGGCTGTAAGGTAATCCAATTCCTAATCCTCTAACCTTGTGTTTCTTTTCTTCCCCTCTATAAAAACGTTCAAAGATAAGATTTTGTTCGGATTTGTTGATACCTGTTCCATTATCTATAATATCAATGTGAGCTTGTTTGTTCTCATTTACATATAAGATAAGTTGAATAAGCCCGTTTGTGTCGAGTGCTTGTTGTGCATTGTTAAGTAAGTTCACGATAATTTGTTGCAATCGATTAGCATCGACTGATACGAAGATATCATCTTCTGGCAAGGAAATTTCTGTATTTACAAGGTCTTTCTTATATAAAATGCGCCATTGGTAGACAATTTCTTGCAATAGCTTGTTCAAATTGTGCACTTCAGGCTCAACATGAACGACACCAGCAGCAAAGGAATTAAAGTCTAATAAGTCTTGTACCATTGTTTGCAAACGACTTGTTTCATTTAAGGCAATGGATAAGAATTCTTTCGCCTCATCTCCCCGAACTACTTCATCCTTAAGTGCTTGTATAAGTCCACTAATAGAAGTGACAGGAGTTTTTAATTCATGTGTTACACTAGCAAGAAGTTCTGATCTGAGCGCTTCTAATTGTTGTAAACGTGAAGACATTTGTTTGAATGATTGCACCAATTCATCTAGCTCTTTTTCTCTAAATGAATTGTTTAATTGAATGTCGTATGATCCACTTTGAATTTCTTTGGCAGCATTTGCTACACTTTGGATAGGTTTAGATAGATTACGGGACAAAACATAGATGACACCCCATCCTAGCAAAGCTAAGCTAATTAATAAAGTAGCAAGCAATCCGTACTCTTGATTGACCTTTATTAAATTCTTTTTCTCCTGTGAAATAATGACCCAACCTAATTGTGTACCGTCTACCTCTATCGGTGTTTTGATAACGTAAAGTGGTTCACCATTTCGTAACTTCAGCTTTTGTAAAGAACTATCGTTTTGTAAAACAGTACGAACAAATCTATATGTACTTTTTGATATTACTTTTGGCTTTTTGAAAAACAATTTGCCCTCATTACTAGTAATATAGAGGTTAAATTTGTCTTCAATGTTCAATAGCTTTGCACGATCTTCTAACACACGCACTAAGTTCTTACCAAAATAGATTTGCCCTTCTTGGTTAACAACACGGTCAGCAATTTCTTCTGCTAAAATATTCGTCACATTTAGACGATTCTCTAAAGTTGTCTGTCTAATCCATATAACTGATATGAATGCGATAATCATTAATCCAATACATAATGTAATAAAATAACGTGTCGTCCAATATCGAAGTAAAGACATTTTCTTTTTTGATGTTCGAAACAATGAATTGCCCCCCTTTTCATCGAATTATATTAAGATTCCCATCAAATCTATCCGAGTAAGTACATCATGTTCATTCGATTAGTAGATTCAACAATTGCAGAATGGTTTGGAGAAAATGTATATATCATAATGAAAAAAAGTATAACGGTATGAATAATTGTGCAGGTTGATGTGAAAAAAAGATTAATATTACTCTGTCTAAAATTATAGTGTCCAATTAAAAATTGATTTATGGGTATGGATTTTCATAGTAAATTAAGCTATTTAATCAATCACAATGTCATCTGTGTTGTAAGGATTAATCTTAATGTCAGTCACGTAATTCCTTTCTTTAAATATAACAAATGAATATGTCAAGTTGATGGTGAAGTTACTTGAAGAAAGAATTTTTTATTGGAGGCTGTGGATGTAGTTTGTTAAGGATTGAAATGTACAGTAGAAAAAAATGCGAATATCAGTTCGTTTTTTTCGTTTTCACGGAACAGTTTATGATACAATATTATTAGAAAATGAAGGAAGGAACGGAGGTTATGAAGTGAACGAGCAGTTTGAATTAGTGTCAAAGTATAAGCCACAAGGAGATCAGCCTAATGCAATAAAACAACTTGTGGAGGGGATAGAGAGCGGTAAGAAACATCAAACGTTACTAGGTGCAACAGGTACTGGTAAGACGTTCACGATTTCAAATGTTATCAAAGAAATCAATAAGCCAACATTGGTAATTGCGCATAATAAGACACTTGCAGGTCAGTTATATAGTGAATTCAAGGATTTCTTTCCAAATAACGCAGTTGAATATTTCGTAAGTTATTATGACTATTATCAACCTGAAGCATACGTACCTTCAACAGATACGTTTATTGAAAAGGATTCTAGCACGAATGATGAAATTGATAAACTTCGTCATTCAGCTACAACTTCACTGTTTGAACGAGATGATGTCATTATTGTAGCGAGTGTTTCTTGCATATACGGTTTAGGTTCACCTGAAGAATATAAAGAACTAGTTGTATCATTACGAGTTGGTATGGAAATGGAGCGGAATCAGTTGTTACATTCGCTCGTTGATATTCAATATAATCGCAATGATATTGATTTCCAACGTGGGACATTCCGTGTGCGTGGAGACATTGTTGAAATTATACCTGCTTCAAAAGATGAGCGTTGTATTCGGATCGAATTTTTCGGAGATGAGATTGACCGAATTCGAGAAGTAGATAAGTTAACTGGAGAGATTATCGGTGACCGCGAACATGTTGCGATCTTCCCCGCATCACACTTCGTTACTCGTGAAGAGAAGATGAAGGTTGCTATTCAAAATATTGAGAAGGAACTTGAAGAACGTCTGAAGGAGTTACGTGACGATGAGAAGTTACTAGAAGCTCAGCGCATCGAACAACGGACACGTTATGACATTGAGATGA includes these proteins:
- a CDS encoding glutaredoxin, with product MSTQYKLYIITGCTMCYKAVQFLNSINIDISIVNLFEHPEKRAALQEKIGEVTVPVLVSDYDIFKKEEIFSINKHS
- a CDS encoding methyl-accepting chemotaxis protein; the encoded protein is MEQSNAMLNKINTLTELSNSLIGIISSLKKFSSQTNLLALNASIEAARAGEAGRGFNVVAQEVRKLSDQSTKATKEAEDSITDLLKEIELIEEISNTGVSFAESGKEKANDSEQIFKDIKRFIDQVEQEKDQLVQLSTQLGEQSQNAKTLFISIAKNRETIAEGLEANNYYLNMNNKYV
- a CDS encoding C40 family peptidase, which produces MRKKIIHSVSLAVMLLAVPTVTDASSKVDNLIEISNKYKGVPYSWGGTTPNGFDCSGYTQYVFKKAGITLPRTSDQQYNIGTPVSKSNLEKGDLVFFSTYRSGPSHNGIYIGDGKFIHSSTSSGVIISSINDPFYWGARYIGARKVLKEPKQVEVKVPVKKEVYNEGYWAYSYIERLKELQIIEKDFSPNKSITEGQAMTMFKNALLKMNRSEIELTNSNVVSYMINKNVIDSSNSLNSNKLLTRAEAVKKIVGVLGEFDEQSKKQQAVSFNDFSRSHEGYQEVAYAINEKMITGYNDGSFKPDTEMKQSEFAVLLYRALELL
- a CDS encoding HAMP domain-containing sensor histidine kinase → MFRTSKKKMSLLRYWTTRYFITLCIGLMIIAFISVIWIRQTTLENRLNVTNILAEEIADRVVNQEGQIYFGKNLVRVLEDRAKLLNIEDKFNLYITSNEGKLFFKKPKVISKSTYRFVRTVLQNDSSLQKLKLRNGEPLYVIKTPIEVDGTQLGWVIISQEKKNLIKVNQEYGLLATLLISLALLGWGVIYVLSRNLSKPIQSVANAAKEIQSGSYDIQLNNSFREKELDELVQSFKQMSSRLQQLEALRSELLASVTHELKTPVTSISGLIQALKDEVVRGDEAKEFLSIALNETSRLQTMVQDLLDFNSFAAGVVHVEPEVHNLNKLLQEIVYQWRILYKKDLVNTEISLPEDDIFVSVDANRLQQIIVNLLNNAQQALDTNGLIQLILYVNENKQAHIDIIDNGTGINKSEQNLIFERFYRGEEKKHKVRGLGIGLPYSLMLAQSMHGNLYLKSSSPNGTTFTIVLPQANM